In the genome of Primulina tabacum isolate GXHZ01 chromosome 13, ASM2559414v2, whole genome shotgun sequence, the window ATATTTAGATTAGCTAAtataaatagtttttttttttccttttctttttcttttttaggGTGGTgctgtttaaaatttttaaatgtatatatttttatatacaaAAAATAGATGAATCACTTTAATTCCTCACACCTAAATATGTTAGGTATTTTACATGAAATTTGTTATATATACTTACCTAAGTCACAAAACATTCGGACCAACCCTTTTTATAATGTGTTGGTTAGGATTCTTATGAATTTTTCTTgactatatatataaattctttttatttattatttacatATAAGTTGAGACCCCACCACCCAACCATCCATTCATGATCTTGGGAAAtttgaaagataaaaaaattagatGGTGGAAAACCTAAACCTCGAGGAGGCAACGACAAGAAGTAAACACCAAAAACACTAGCATGGGCTAATCCATTTTGTTTTCATCTCATTTATTTCATCCACTGCTAAGAATTTCTCCGTGGAGGTCACGTGTAATTGTGAAAGTGCAATGATTGAAGATTAAAAGACCTAAATAGTCATAATAAATGGTTAACTATATCTATGATGCAATTAAATGTGTTAATTACAATATAATTAAACTACGTCTCtacagtctcacgaatttttattgtgaaacgGGTCCATCCTCCcgatttttttttacatgaaccataccgatattcacaataaaaaataatattttttcatggataacccacatgagagatatgtctcacaaaatatgactcgtgagaccgcttcacacaaatttttgtcatataaTTAAGCTACATGGCATGCATGTGTGTGTGACTTATTGAAGAAAAATCATTGACTCGTGAATCCTTGGATAcgcatttggatcaatatcctTGAAGATAGATTGAACTCAACACATTATAGAGAGAGACATGAACAAGAATTTTAATAGcttgatatattttataatgaaatttaaaatatcataaaggaatatataatttcaaatatttgattGATATGGATCATATAAGTTTAAAAAATTGGCTTAGGTGATATCGAGCAGTTGAAAAGGGAACTAGCCAACAAGAAAGACCAAGCGAAGTTGTAATGCGCAGCTGCATCTCTCTCCACCATCCATCTCTTTATATGGAAACCACTGAAAGTGGCAGAGTTTGAATTGCTGCATCCCCGGCCAGCATGAATCCCCTTTTCAAAATAATCCTCATCGTTCCCCTTTTCTTTGTCGCAGAGTCCATACAAACATGCAGCAACGACGCTGCAGACCAAGCTCTGCTTTCCAAAGCGTTCGCCTCTGTTTCTGGGTTCAACATTTCTTGGTTCTTCTTCACCAACTGTTCAAATCTTCCCATATCTGAAATCAAACTCCCCTCGAGGAATCTCACCGGCACGGTTTCATGGAAATTTCTTGCCAACATGACGCAGCTGCAAATAATAGATCTCTCCAACAATTCTTTGGCAGGTCCTGTTTCGCCTGTGATATGGTTTCTTCCGAATCTCGTTGAAATCGACGTGTCGAACAACCGGCTTGGAGGTGTACTTGGGATGCCGAAGACGGGCATGGTGAAGTTCAATTCGTCGTTGCGACGGATTGATGTTTCGTTCAATAGGTTTAAGGATTTTGGTTACGTTTCGAATTTTAAGAATCTCACGTATCTTGATCTTTCGCATAATAGGTTCAGAGCTTTGTTGTTGCCTTTTTGGTTTACCAACTTAACAAATCTAGAATATCTCGACATTTCTGGTGGCAATTTTTCTGGGGATGTAAAGGCAATTTCCCACCTTCAGTTCTTGAAATATCTCGATGTTTCCAACAACGGGTTCACTGGAAATTTCCCTGCTGATTTTCCACCATTAGGTAACGTTAAGTACTTGAATGTCTCATCCAATAACTTTACCGGTGAATTGGACTCAAAATTTGTCCAAAAGTATGGTCTTTCAGCCTTCAATCACGCCGGACATTTCATCACTAGGAACAGAACCACAGCCGCCACCGCCAGGCCTGAATTACACATCAAACCTCACCCGGCAGCCCCGCCACCGCAAAAACCACCGCAGAAGAACACAGTCCAAAATCCCAAACTCGTCACGAAAGATAAATCGAAAAAAACCTTGATCTTAGCTATATTACTACCATTGTTCCTAATCTTGGTTAGTTTTTTCACGTACTGCCTATACAAGAAGAGAACAACTTCTAGACGAACCAAATGGACAATTTCAAAGCCAATCCAAATCCCATTCAGGTTTGATAAATCGGGCCCGTTCTCATTCGAAACAGAATCCGGGTCGTCGTGGATAGCTGATCTAAAAGAGCCCACTTCAGCTCCAGTGGTGATGTTCGAGAAGCCATTGCTGAAACTCACCTTCAAAGACCTTATCGTTTCGACTTCGCAATTCGGCAAAGAATACCTTCTGGCGGAGGGAGAAAGCGGGCCCCTTTACGGGGCCGTGCTGCCCGGAGACCTCCACGTGGCAATTAAGGTCCTCGAAAATGCCAGAAGCCTGAGCCATGATGAAGCTGTGGCAATTTTTGAAGACTTTTCTAAGCTCAAGCACACTAATCTTCTACCCATATCTGGATACTGCATTGCAGGTATATGTACTGTTCGAATtgttgttttgcctgatttcaCACTTTCTTAGCTATCTTATTTAATAGATTCACGTGAAATTTGGGTTCTGAGAGACTGGCACAGTATAGATGCATTCGATTATTACCAGAAATAGGTTTTcgtgattaattaatttattggaggTGGGTAGtgttcaaaattcaaattttcagtTCTGTAAAATTTCGTACAGAAGATTCAGTGCTTTTGGTGTCATCAAGAAAGTCATCAAACATGGAGATTTTAGGCAACTTGGGTTTTTTTTATTCCAGGAAATATACATTTCCACATTTTGTAGTGgagtttaatataaaaattacaaaatttaatatatatatatatatatatatattcaaatttaAGTAATTAAACCAATGAGTCAATATGTTAgaaaattctatcatgcattGAGGAATTTCTGAATCTTGATAGCGCACCTACTTTCGTTAATGAGAGACAGATATATTCGTGTTAAATGTTAGTCGACAGACTTGATGAAAGAATGAAACATTAAATTTGGTGATAACATTAGTTCGTGGATTGTTCTTTCCTATTGTGCAGGTAATGAAAAGTTGGTATTATACGAATTTATGGCCAACGGTGATCTACACAGGTGGATGCACGAACTCCCCAATGGAGCACCAAATGTTGAAGATTGGAGTAACGACACGTGGGAAATCCGCATTGGATCCCACTACACTTCCCCGGATGAACTGGAATGGCGCACCCGCCACCGTATTGCCATAGGCATCGCTCGTGGGTTGGCCTACCTCCACAATGCCCGTTCCAAGCCCGTGGTGCATGGAAACCTCATGGCGTCTAATATCTTATTGACGGACGATCTAGAGCCTAGAATCGCTGGTTATGCTCTAGGTGATAAATCTCGGCTCGATGGGTCTGCCGAGGATGATGTGTATAATTTTGGAGTCGTGCTTGTGGAGCTGTTGACCGGCAAGTTGGGTTCGGCCGAGACTGTTGATCGGGTGAGACGGTTGGTGAAGGATGGGCATGGGGTGAATGCACTCGACCCGAGGCTAAGACGTGGTGGCGATTCCGTGGGTAAGATGGTTGAGTGTCTCGGCCTCGGGTACTTGTGTACGGCGGAGGCACCGGGGAAGAGGCCCACGATGCAACAAGTCTTGGGTTTGCTCAAAGACTTGCATCCTTCCCCACTAGAGTTGATTTAAGTTGACCCCTCGTGTAAAAACACTCAAATTATTAGACTTCGTGCGTTTCTTTTTGTATCACATGATTGGCCCGTAGACCGTAAAATTTACGACAATAGATTGGAggaatttatttcaaatttaaagaaaaagttcTTTAGTTCCTACAAGTACGTAATTTGTTTTAGAggaaatttattaaaatttacaCCAAGCGGACGAAGAAGAAAGAGTTGTGAATTGTGATTGAAGTTACACGTACTTTATGGTGTAAAAATTGATATTCCCCCACCATAATCAATCATCTCTTCCGAACATGCATGTCGAAACCATCTGTTATTTTACATTCAATCTCTTTTCTTTCTTtagttttttcttttttttttgctcgTTTGTTTGTTCTTTTTTGTATATATCTGTATCTTTATTCCAGCTCCTCCCTCcagcttttaaaaaaacatattccCTGTAATTGTCAAAGCTTGATAAAAGCAATATTCCATTGTCATTAAAGTGCATAACAACAATCTTTAGCAACAAACATGGAATATGCATGCATGGCAGGTCCACTCTTTGGATTTATGTACGTAGAATTTGAAACTACAATAGTATAATCGGCATGGATTTCCACACGTACGCGTAGTGAAAGAAAAGTGAGACTGCGACATTAAATGTGTCAATGGTTGAAAATTAACAAGTTAGACATCGTGCCGTGTGGGAAAATTGTCCCAAGGTTTTCTTTTTTCTCTTTCTTTCATCATAGGTTACAGTTGTGCACAATGttttttatgagaaaaattgtaattttggtTCGACGTGTTTGTTTCTTTATTTCTATGTTCTTGCTAatgtatcttttaatttttggtaattttttcatttttcatcgAGTGTATTTATGAGTAAGATGAGAACCCAAAATACATTTATATATACGTTAAAACATAGAACTATTGTTATGTCAACTATTATAATGAGGTTGAAGTTTTGATAACGATATCCAAGAACTTAATACTTGATGAGAAAATTGAAATTTCAATAAACTATTTTGGATTTTAACCTGtactttgtaaaaaaaaaattggttcaTTTTTTCCTCGGAATCCACCAAATTCATcaaatattgtttatttgacaTTAATGTTATTCAACAAAGTTAATGTGGTaacaataaaaacatatattgcacacattaaaatcatttaaacaaaaataaagaaaataacaagtttttctctcaattttgaaatttgtgtgacgttttgctttatttttcatgtttatttttttagatGAATTTAATGTTTGTAACGCATGTTTCGTTATTGCTAATAGAGAGCATTATTgtcaaataaaaattatttggtGAGTTTAGTGACTATTGGCTCCCAACGAAAAAATAGGTCCAAAAAAATCTGAGTCAATGTATTAAAATTCAGATTTGAGAGGTTACAAAATTAAAATGCATAACAAACTATGATTAAATTACAATTTCACAATTATTTGATATAGACTAGCATGCCCGTGCTTATTGAGAAGATTAATCTTAAATTCTGTGATGTAGTTCAACATGCTGTGCTGTAGTTCAATATTGCATGTGCCTAACGcagttttttttatgaatttcaaTAAATGGGAGATACTCACAAATATAATCTGATATTATCAGAAAAAGGGATAAATACTTACAAAAATGAGCTAGAAAAACACGCCAGAAACAAGAAATAGACGAGCCAGGCCTATTGATCCTGGCGCATGAACTCGTTACATCTCGGATGACGATAAATGCTTTTGCTAGAACTCGTGTTATGCACTACTCTTTGGCCTGCCTCGATCATCCTTCCTATTCTGCTCTCAAAACTGTGCCAGCTCATTGTGTTATTTTCGTGAAGGATAGTTGGCAAACTCTTCTTGATAGGCCTCAAGATGGGAGCATTTCACGAAAACCAGACACCAAGGATGATAGCTGGCTCCCCGAGTCGGTCATGGAGAAAACATCAGAAGCAGCACAAACAATAAAATCCAAAGCTGCAAGCTGCATCCGATACAAGGAACATGTCATGGTAATGTTTAATCATATacataaataaatgtatgttaCGCGTTGCGAAAAAACTTTGGCTGCTAATGGTAACAATATGTCCAACGGAATATCGGTTGCTTCACCAGAAAAATAAACAACAGCTTAACAACTACTTTTCAATTCGTTGCTGCTAATAATATATTAGTATTTTGCAAAGCTGAAAACATATGCCTTAATCCATCTTATTCACCTGAGATGAAAAATTCTGTAGAGGTTCGAGTTCTTTGGGAGAAAGGAGATCTTCCTTTGTTACCATGTTCGGATAGAGGTCAGTAATAGATTTCACCCTTGATTTTCTTCCATACATTTTGGATCCAGCAAGATAGATGTAAGTTCTGCGGTTAAATCCCAGCCCAGAAAGAACCAATGCCGCTTCTTCTGGTGTTAATGGGCATCTTCCCATTATTCTTAATTCTGTGGGAGAAATCTGTCTGCAGCCACTAAATTGAAAAGGGTATTTTCTAGATATATTAATGTAAAGAATAATCAAACATTCAAGTGTTTCTCGTATACCATACTTTATTTTCTTCAATCGCTGAAGGAGAATAGGAAAATGTTCTTCTCTATAGGCCTGGAGCTCCCTTTTCTCCTCTTCACCGCCTCCAAAATCACACATAGAATATGCCACCATATCAACTTCAAACCGCAGATGCAATGCAAGGTATTTGGAAGAGCTTGTTATGGCAACTTGCTTTCTTAAAGGGATACTTGAGATGTATTTTCCAAGAAGCTCTTTGTCTAAAAGGCTTTTTGCACACTCATATTTTCTTATCCTCTTCAGAAATCAATTTAAAGATATATCTTAAAGGGACTAAATAATAAGATTACTTTTTTTTTACCTGGACATCAAAAGGCATTGAGTTGAACCCAAGTCGATTACCGAATCCAAGAAAGTGAACAACTTGGTTACGAATTAAAATAGGGAGAATGTTCTTGACGTATTCTTCAGGTGTTGCCTCCTTTGAAAGATCTGAATCTGTTACCTGACAGCAGCAACAGAAAACTACAACTTTGTCCCAGAAATTCTGTTCTTGATTCAAAAAGATTATCTATGACACATACGAGACTACCGATTGCCTTGAGATCTTTTACTTCAGATTCGAAGGGAGctccttcaaaatatttaaatcattctTCAGCATATTCATAAAAGTATCCTCTTGATAAATATCACGAAACTGGCTGCAGTAACAGTGGAGTGCACATAAATGAATCAGGTGTCTGATAAGAAACCGAGGTGACAAGAAATATTCAAAAGAATTCTCGATAGTCTCGAAGGGGTCATTTACCTTGGATCCTGCCATACATTGCTGTAAAGAAATTGAGGAATTACTAAAGTTGCATTAAGGAGAGATGCTACAGCAACTGCATTACAGACCTATAAGTAGGACACGAAGAATGATTTTATCCTTCATAATCAAAATTCAGCAAGGGCAACAAAAGTTGAGCCAAGCGTCTATCTTGAAGAGGGAACACGATTAGCAAGAGAAAATTTGATAACAGAAAGGCTAACCGCAACACGCTGTTGATTTAGACCTCCATTTGCACTAACTAATACGTAACCAGTGTGGTTCCTGAGCGTCACAGCTCTGGTTATTATAAGTAGTTAAAGTCATAAAAGTTGCCTTGTATCCAAGGGAATAAGTCGAATCTTAGTAAATCTAGTAACGAAGATGTACCTTGTGACCCTTTATCAGCCCAAGGTTTCCACAAAGAAGCCTGACGATATTGTTCCTTCCAAAATTTGACTCCTTTTGCTCAATCTCTCTCTGTAGAATGAACATTAAACATGATAGTAAAATCTTTGTACATGAGACATTATAAGTCATATTTCCCAGGTCCAGAATCACACCTCTGCCAGCGAAACAGAGGCCATATGTAATAGCCGAAAATACATAACTGGACTTTTTGCTCTGTCATTGTATGTAGTTCTCCCCTGGACCCAAGACAATGCACAAAACATCATCTTCTGGACTCTGTTATGTATGCTGATCTATCGCGATCATATATcagatattatcataaataaCGCCAAACTGTAAGTTCTACAAAAATTACTTTGAAATTAAAAGTTATGATCGGAATACTCAGGAAAGTGAAAACTTCATTGAGATCGGACATGAATTAAACTATATGTTGTTGTCAAATGGACATCGAGTGGCAAGTATGCTGCAGAAAGATATAATATTTGAATCATATTTCAATTACACTTCCTGCAAGGTAAATTTATCGAGGTTTACCTCTTGATCATATGATTTTCTTGGAGCTTGCATATTCTTGAAAAGGGTGGGATTAAAAACGGATGACATTAACGAAtccagaagaaaaagaaaacccGTCAACATAAAAGTAAACACAATGGACTTGATATGCCTTCGTGGCCACTTCATATGCCTTTTACCCCCCAAAACTCCCTTACAAGTTACAAGCACTATACTTTACTCTATCATTCTTAAACCATTTGTCTTCAGTTCCAGGTTTGTCCCAATTATACTCTCCTCCAAACGACCTTCTACCTAAAGACGGATCACCATTTTGTGACATCTCAGTCCATCTCAATTGGTGCTCCATCCCCATAGACACAACAAAGTTAAAACATCGGGACGGGTAGCATTCTGAGTCCTTCAATTCCTTACAGAATCTAACACCTTTGTGCGTGCCTCTTCTCTTAAATTTCAGGAACAGCACGTTATACCACCAACATGACACTTATTTTCTGTACATAACTACACCTTACTCCAAAAAAAGCACCTCTCAGTGGTAGAACAAAAATTCTGTGGACTCGGGACACTTTATGCATTAAAGCCATCGTTTAACAACCAACAGCAGTGTAATTAAGTGTAATCTGCGTTCCTTGCAGGGATGTTTGGAAATGAGGTAGGAATTTGGAAAGATCAAAAGCTGGGTAGGAAAATAGCCACCCAAAATTAGATAAACCGGAGACATCAAAGAATAATAAGTTTGGATTGAGAGTAAAGTTAAAGAAATCTAAAACATGCATCCACGTACAACGGTACAAGTAAATGAATAGAACACATTTAAAAATGCAAGAACTTGTATTTGAAGACTGATCATTCTGTGTTGTGCATACAATGCAATAATATAGGCCAAGGTTCACATCGGCAATAACTACGCTACCAAACTGGATTCTTTTCGTTCTATTCAAGTGACGAGTGGAAGAAAAGAAGAAAACCCTACAACTTGAATTCAGTAATGGGTGGGAAAGGGTATTTCAGAAAGATGCGACTTCGTTTTCAAGGCCCACTTCAAACCTACTCAACCATCACAGCTGTTTTCTTTAATTTCGTTTCTTCGGATTCTTGGAAATCAAGAATATACAAGATTTTGACCATTGCACGATCAAAAGAGACGTTCACCCCAAAATTATGGAACTTATACAGAAACTTAACtaattattatttgttatttaaataaataaataatttcatttaatataaacattaacataaaattttaattttaaaatttatagcACACTTGTAAAGTCatcattttaattattatttaacaattatCAAGAAGCATGTGATTCAAGTTCCACTTTtttgttaaatatattttatcttttatttttgtacTATAAATAGATAAGAACACCTTTTATTTAACTAGGTAAAGACACgtgtgaaaatatatttttattattaataattgtTGTTAAATAAATGAGATCAGAAGAgattaatttacaaaaaattatatattaatgatttcaTGCTATATTAGTCGATAGAAAATGAGTAATGCTACATGTGCAaccaaatttgtacaataattcttacaattcaaaaaaatcaatacagaaatttcatttatcaaaatctcataataaattaaatataaaatctcattaaataataacaaaatctcacgatataattgttgtaaatatcgCAGTACGATATATTGGTTGTACCTTTAGCATTATCAGTAGGAAATTCAATGTAATATAATTTGTACTACATGTATTATAAAATTAGTACAAAagatatttgtttaaaaattttatgtgttataaatctaaggatattcttgaatggaaggatttcaaatccatggatttcaatacattcaaatgtatttttgttatttagagaagtaacatcataaaattcaaatccattcatttcatgtttatatagtagtatttcatgttaattatgatatttttcaattCCACCCAATAATaatgttatttgaaatttattctactttatataaataataatatgtaaatAAGTCATGTGTAGAttcaagatttgatatattgtttcattgttaaaaataaaattataattctaatccataaatttgaaatcaatttatccaagcgcaatctaaataaattaataattgttgaaaaacatattagtattaaatattataattttgtataaattagacattggagaaaatataatataaaattgatatcacaatagttattaaaattaaatttgagagaAGAAAAAACTATAATACATAACGTTGACCACTTATTTTACCACGtgttattgatttatgaaaaataaaaatataatatagacaatatattctaaaccttaaattaaattattgcgtcaaatgttttcttcttttatattttcaatttatat includes:
- the LOC142522733 gene encoding calmodulin-binding receptor kinase CaMRLK-like is translated as MNPLFKIILIVPLFFVAESIQTCSNDAADQALLSKAFASVSGFNISWFFFTNCSNLPISEIKLPSRNLTGTVSWKFLANMTQLQIIDLSNNSLAGPVSPVIWFLPNLVEIDVSNNRLGGVLGMPKTGMVKFNSSLRRIDVSFNRFKDFGYVSNFKNLTYLDLSHNRFRALLLPFWFTNLTNLEYLDISGGNFSGDVKAISHLQFLKYLDVSNNGFTGNFPADFPPLGNVKYLNVSSNNFTGELDSKFVQKYGLSAFNHAGHFITRNRTTAATARPELHIKPHPAAPPPQKPPQKNTVQNPKLVTKDKSKKTLILAILLPLFLILVSFFTYCLYKKRTTSRRTKWTISKPIQIPFRFDKSGPFSFETESGSSWIADLKEPTSAPVVMFEKPLLKLTFKDLIVSTSQFGKEYLLAEGESGPLYGAVLPGDLHVAIKVLENARSLSHDEAVAIFEDFSKLKHTNLLPISGYCIAGNEKLVLYEFMANGDLHRWMHELPNGAPNVEDWSNDTWEIRIGSHYTSPDELEWRTRHRIAIGIARGLAYLHNARSKPVVHGNLMASNILLTDDLEPRIAGYALGDKSRLDGSAEDDVYNFGVVLVELLTGKLGSAETVDRVRRLVKDGHGVNALDPRLRRGGDSVGKMVECLGLGYLCTAEAPGKRPTMQQVLGLLKDLHPSPLELI